In Methanofollis fontis, the following proteins share a genomic window:
- a CDS encoding tubulin/FtsZ family protein — protein MRVLAIGLGGAGSRIVDRLYDHDRRSKILCMNALTIDLDSNSLIQLERLPEESKVFFPPIDPAHPFDVKTTIDIEEVMTRIQKVDTVEIDAIMICAGLGGTMVNAVPFIVPELRKSFIEPIFAVVTLPCNGEGKRRAAKAADDFEMVEALVDSTIVFDNDTWYRKLRLKETSGPVREKGGRRDPGLTYSSNPKKVNTVLNEHIARRIGLLLRAGEFSDNGLEVGELVLDAGEVLNTLNGMGTVAVGYAVERLPSGTFDFLTKWNSARRFMEGSQTRAARIVSLAKKAVYEEISVPCDLTSAQKALVLIAGPSYELSIKGFVTVRKWIDRSIAGLEVRSGDYPVKSTNYVGIIIVLSGVENIPRIEELKILREQYLLECEDREDAGDVEGEDVTAGDHPSYDPLAPPEPEDEGEHDEMISIEGAKQQGTEKNEGSGVMRLHLSSDSLKRRVEEGDAIIVPGVKSEAPRDITRKTSIGGPQAPKDASLGTGSSWGMMKKPKEADFTHIKVDNLPETRDDLLSDRAISMKSTVKKAKDDIFTGESVRMRDGSVAPADDVLVGPSRIAPKQQPKEVEPGKRKISVSEGDTKKKKGDSEHIDWIT, from the coding sequence ATGCGGGTTCTGGCAATCGGACTTGGGGGTGCAGGCAGCAGGATAGTGGACCGACTCTATGACCACGACCGCCGGAGCAAGATCCTCTGTATGAACGCCCTCACCATCGATCTCGATTCGAACTCCCTCATCCAGCTTGAACGCCTCCCCGAAGAGTCGAAGGTGTTTTTTCCGCCGATCGATCCGGCACATCCCTTCGACGTAAAGACCACTATCGATATCGAGGAGGTGATGACCCGCATCCAGAAGGTCGATACGGTGGAGATCGATGCGATCATGATCTGTGCCGGACTCGGCGGGACGATGGTCAATGCCGTACCCTTCATCGTACCCGAACTGCGGAAGTCCTTCATCGAACCGATCTTCGCCGTCGTCACCCTGCCCTGCAACGGTGAAGGCAAACGGCGGGCGGCAAAGGCTGCAGATGATTTCGAAATGGTCGAGGCCCTGGTCGATTCGACGATCGTCTTTGACAACGACACCTGGTACCGGAAACTCCGCCTCAAGGAAACCTCAGGACCGGTGCGTGAAAAGGGCGGCAGACGGGACCCGGGCCTGACCTATTCCAGCAATCCAAAGAAAGTCAACACTGTCCTGAATGAACATATAGCTCGCCGTATCGGGCTGCTTCTCCGGGCAGGAGAGTTCAGTGACAACGGGCTTGAAGTGGGCGAACTGGTGCTGGACGCCGGGGAGGTACTCAACACCCTCAACGGCATGGGCACCGTGGCCGTAGGATATGCAGTCGAACGCCTCCCTTCCGGGACCTTCGATTTCCTGACCAAATGGAACTCGGCACGCCGCTTCATGGAGGGATCGCAGACCCGTGCGGCACGGATCGTTTCTCTTGCCAAAAAGGCGGTGTATGAGGAGATATCGGTGCCGTGCGACTTGACCAGCGCCCAGAAGGCACTGGTTCTCATCGCCGGCCCGAGTTACGAACTCTCGATCAAGGGGTTTGTTACGGTCAGAAAATGGATCGACCGGAGCATTGCCGGACTCGAGGTGAGGTCAGGGGACTATCCGGTAAAGAGCACGAACTATGTCGGGATTATCATCGTGCTCTCAGGAGTGGAGAATATCCCGCGTATCGAGGAGCTGAAGATCCTGCGTGAGCAGTATCTCCTTGAGTGCGAGGACAGGGAAGATGCCGGCGATGTCGAGGGGGAGGATGTGACCGCCGGAGACCATCCATCCTACGATCCATTGGCGCCGCCCGAACCGGAAGACGAGGGCGAACACGACGAGATGATCTCGATCGAAGGCGCAAAACAACAGGGAACAGAGAAAAATGAAGGGAGCGGCGTGATGCGCCTCCACCTCTCAAGCGACAGCCTGAAACGGCGGGTTGAAGAGGGAGACGCCATCATTGTTCCGGGCGTCAAATCGGAGGCCCCCCGGGACATCACCCGGAAGACCTCTATCGGCGGCCCGCAGGCCCCGAAGGACGCCTCACTCGGCACCGGCAGTTCATGGGGCATGATGAAAAAGCCGAAGGAGGCAGACTTCACCCACATCAAGGTGGACAACCTCCCGGAAACCAGGGACGATCTCCTCTCTGATCGGGCCATAAGCATGAAATCAACGGTGAAAAAAGCGAAGGACGACATATTCACCGGGGAGAGCGTCCGGATGCGTGACGGCAGCGTGGCACCGGCAGACGACGTGCTTGTGGGCCCCAGTCGGATCGCCCCGAAACAGCAGCCAAAAGAGGTCGAACCCGGAAAGAGGAAGATATCCGTCTCCGAAGGCGACACCAAAAAGAAAAAGGGCGATTCAGAGCATATCGACTGGATTACCTAG
- a CDS encoding DUF128 domain-containing protein — MSGVKTERKLVEILRILKEYPEPMGAKRLSELMAEHGFVLSDRAVQYYLRSLDDMGFTRKVGNRGRVLTQSGIAEIESALVGERIGFIISKLERLAVRTTFNPESGTGDVAYNLSYVPYEAEDVVIRAFDQVIEAGCSFFSRYRIIDDDPRIPAGHVGFITVCSVTMDGVLQRQGIPVEMKYGGRITIKGEETPSFADLVAYRGSSIDPLQLFISAGLTSIHDYVTTGTGTVLANVRQVPLPARKSVEEIAAAMREEGFIFPLQAGERVFNLSREPYRLSIVSFSGMNLIGHAVEIGCPIRTEIGAGNIPFSRILSR; from the coding sequence ATGAGCGGTGTCAAGACCGAACGAAAGCTCGTCGAGATCCTGCGGATCCTGAAGGAATATCCCGAACCGATGGGTGCGAAACGCCTCTCCGAACTGATGGCCGAGCATGGTTTTGTCCTCTCCGATCGCGCCGTCCAGTACTATCTCCGCTCCCTCGATGATATGGGCTTCACCCGGAAGGTGGGCAACCGCGGGCGCGTCCTCACCCAGAGTGGGATTGCCGAGATCGAGAGCGCCCTTGTCGGGGAGCGGATCGGGTTCATCATCTCGAAGCTGGAACGCCTGGCGGTCAGGACCACCTTCAATCCGGAGAGCGGCACCGGGGATGTGGCCTACAACCTCTCATATGTCCCATATGAGGCAGAAGATGTTGTGATCCGGGCGTTTGATCAGGTGATTGAAGCAGGGTGCAGTTTTTTTTCCCGCTACCGGATCATCGATGACGACCCCCGGATCCCGGCCGGGCACGTCGGATTCATCACCGTCTGCTCGGTCACCATGGATGGCGTCCTCCAGAGGCAGGGCATCCCCGTCGAGATGAAATATGGTGGCAGGATCACGATCAAAGGGGAAGAAACACCCTCGTTTGCCGACCTTGTCGCCTACCGCGGTTCGAGCATCGACCCTCTCCAGCTCTTCATCTCGGCCGGTCTCACCTCGATCCATGACTACGTCACAACCGGCACCGGAACAGTGCTTGCAAATGTCAGGCAGGTGCCGCTGCCGGCACGAAAAAGTGTGGAGGAGATCGCTGCCGCCATGCGAGAGGAGGGCTTCATCTTCCCCCTTCAGGCCGGAGAGCGGGTCTTCAACCTGTCCCGTGAACCCTACCGTCTCTCGATCGTCTCATTCTCCGGCATGAACCTGATCGGTCATGCCGTAGAGATTGGATGCCCGATCCGGACGGAGATCGGGGCCGGGAACATTCCGTTCTCGCGCATCCTCTCTAGGTAA
- a CDS encoding dCTP deaminase produces MILSSAQILSRRHHDPEARGRLVIEPFADTSLQPASYDLRAGHDAVLQPAACTLVSSLERVEIPVDLAATLLCRSSFGRRGVLIGGGFVDPGFRGNLTLCLVNMGGEAVHLRQGDRVVQMILHEVADGAPLYEGRYQDSDGAVGVR; encoded by the coding sequence ATGATCCTCTCTTCCGCCCAGATCCTGTCTCGTCGTCACCACGATCCCGAAGCGAGAGGGCGACTCGTCATCGAACCCTTCGCCGACACCTCCCTTCAACCTGCTTCCTACGATCTGCGGGCCGGACATGACGCCGTTCTTCAGCCTGCGGCATGCACACTCGTATCAAGCCTTGAACGAGTCGAAATCCCTGTGGACCTGGCGGCGACCCTTCTTTGCCGCTCCAGTTTTGGCCGCAGGGGTGTGCTGATCGGCGGGGGTTTCGTCGATCCCGGTTTCCGCGGGAACCTCACCCTCTGTCTGGTCAATATGGGCGGCGAGGCCGTCCATCTCAGGCAGGGCGACCGGGTGGTCCAGATGATCCTTCATGAGGTCGCCGACGGCGCTCCCCTCTATGAGGGGCGCTACCAGGACAGCGACGGGGCGGTGGGTGTCCGATGA
- a CDS encoding Ig-like domain-containing protein codes for MIVIGLLIMVPVAMAADTPVVSVSTDQEWLTAGSSDYGRVTATVTDSGGAPLKGVNVRFSCDDGTSSFSPREQKTRSDGTAVVLFRQGTCSGEAVITASVSMDDDARVFQAECVQRIDHAAPCRMSVQAYESEVTAGGTTEITLQITDRFGNTVDPERETEYIHFFTGSPSGEAGICDGGSCLDDVLLPIGADGRVTAVLRTDPVVGENIVLIMPPAPVLSRYCIVYGIGNGVPASISASVTPDSSVPADGISAISITFRLCDRFGNPSCGRDIRISALPGEEQTLASNSDGTVTLTYGPKQTAGTVDLVVAAVDNASVSLTVPLQFTNRDPVDMILSASPQCMPALEVNPGAHSEVRAKVIDEKGNPVAGQRVDFSITDPVGSAMTVAPALSGSSALTDADGYASVRFVPGAFPGPGDAGYDPASVATCTVRAVWEGVNREIDMNWMNYPYLSVVTSVDPETVRVNDTVDVTVTLRGDGWALQSDPIDVVLAIDRSGSMNDPILPASTKMDAAKNAALAFVCQMNSNQDRIGVVPYFTTSAPVAVSLSSEYAGVCDAIEGLSPGGWTPTRLALKNAIDDLVLHPNENPDAVRAVILLSDGQYNYFGDPLARGNASDAVYNDTGTDDDCYRWYGYCGGAASSPLYDFTSLPDQNLASYAASHGVRIYCISFGDGIAAGDTTYDTMSVCAESTGGFHEHAPDAAALSEIYARIAGELKDIAGVDASMTVSLSRVSVNDAIVDGAGVLDYVPIDGRSTLLRSWMEGESVTVEIEAPHTVDQSADWADDRTLQFDIGTVHLNQVWTASYTLKVGCSGNINLFGPGSLLSFNNGSDTLALPDTYVTAVADLNNAGLGAAALDLENLRTESGGADTLHVQWDLGYNGSAAATQRISYSTDDRQTWTLSGTLPPLSAGEYAQETFLDMNGAAGGYYWVRVRATAPDAPDAVGEIAVPVGPGMSGGPKIRLE; via the coding sequence ATGATAGTGATAGGTCTCCTGATCATGGTGCCGGTGGCGATGGCCGCGGATACGCCGGTCGTCTCGGTATCGACCGATCAGGAGTGGTTGACGGCAGGGAGCAGCGACTATGGGAGGGTCACGGCGACGGTCACCGACAGCGGCGGCGCCCCGCTGAAGGGGGTGAATGTCCGGTTTTCCTGTGACGACGGCACCAGCTCCTTCAGCCCGCGCGAACAAAAAACCCGGTCCGACGGGACGGCAGTGGTGCTCTTCAGGCAGGGCACGTGCAGCGGGGAGGCGGTGATCACGGCGAGCGTTAGCATGGACGACGATGCCCGGGTCTTCCAGGCCGAATGCGTCCAGAGGATCGACCACGCAGCACCCTGCCGGATGTCGGTCCAGGCGTATGAGAGCGAGGTGACTGCTGGGGGGACGACGGAAATCACCCTGCAGATCACCGACCGCTTTGGCAACACCGTTGACCCGGAACGCGAGACGGAATATATCCACTTTTTCACCGGTTCCCCCTCAGGGGAGGCCGGAATCTGTGACGGTGGATCCTGTCTGGACGATGTCCTCCTGCCGATCGGCGCAGACGGTCGGGTGACCGCCGTCCTCCGCACCGATCCGGTTGTCGGCGAGAACATCGTCCTGATCATGCCGCCCGCGCCGGTGCTCTCCCGATATTGTATCGTCTACGGGATCGGCAACGGTGTCCCCGCCTCCATATCGGCCTCTGTCACCCCTGATTCCTCTGTGCCGGCAGATGGAATCAGCGCGATCTCCATCACTTTCAGGCTCTGCGACCGGTTCGGGAACCCGTCATGCGGCCGTGACATCCGCATTTCTGCCCTTCCCGGCGAAGAACAGACACTCGCCTCCAACTCAGACGGCACGGTGACGCTGACCTATGGCCCCAAGCAAACGGCCGGAACGGTGGACCTGGTTGTGGCGGCAGTGGACAATGCCTCGGTCTCCCTTACCGTGCCCCTGCAGTTCACAAACCGTGACCCCGTCGATATGATCCTCTCGGCGAGTCCCCAGTGCATGCCGGCTCTGGAGGTGAACCCCGGCGCCCACTCTGAGGTCCGGGCGAAGGTTATCGACGAGAAGGGCAATCCGGTGGCCGGGCAGAGGGTCGATTTTTCGATCACCGATCCGGTGGGGAGCGCCATGACGGTGGCGCCCGCCCTCTCCGGTTCGTCGGCGCTGACCGATGCGGACGGGTATGCATCAGTCCGGTTCGTGCCCGGTGCCTTTCCCGGTCCAGGGGATGCCGGATATGATCCGGCATCCGTGGCCACCTGCACCGTCCGGGCTGTCTGGGAGGGGGTGAACCGGGAGATCGACATGAACTGGATGAACTATCCCTATCTGAGCGTTGTCACCTCGGTCGACCCTGAAACGGTACGGGTGAACGATACGGTGGATGTGACCGTCACGCTGCGGGGTGACGGATGGGCGCTCCAGTCCGACCCGATCGATGTGGTGCTGGCGATCGACCGTTCGGGGAGCATGAATGATCCCATCCTTCCTGCCAGCACAAAGATGGATGCCGCAAAAAACGCTGCTCTGGCATTTGTGTGTCAGATGAACAGTAATCAGGACAGGATCGGTGTCGTTCCCTACTTCACCACCTCGGCCCCGGTGGCGGTCTCGCTCTCCTCTGAGTATGCAGGGGTCTGCGACGCCATCGAGGGCCTCTCGCCCGGAGGGTGGACGCCGACGCGCCTGGCCCTGAAGAACGCCATCGACGATCTCGTTCTCCACCCGAACGAGAACCCGGACGCCGTTCGTGCAGTGATTCTGCTCTCTGATGGCCAGTACAATTATTTCGGCGACCCGCTTGCACGCGGTAATGCATCCGACGCCGTCTACAATGACACAGGAACCGACGACGACTGCTATCGGTGGTATGGCTACTGTGGGGGTGCCGCGAGTTCACCGCTCTATGATTTCACCTCTCTTCCCGACCAGAACCTCGCCTCCTATGCTGCCTCGCACGGGGTCAGGATCTACTGCATCTCCTTTGGCGACGGCATCGCTGCCGGTGACACCACCTATGACACCATGAGCGTATGTGCCGAATCCACCGGGGGTTTCCATGAACATGCCCCGGACGCCGCAGCTCTCTCGGAAATCTATGCTCGTATCGCCGGTGAACTGAAGGATATCGCCGGCGTTGACGCCTCGATGACCGTTTCGCTCTCCCGCGTCTCGGTCAATGATGCGATCGTCGATGGCGCCGGTGTGCTGGACTATGTCCCGATCGATGGACGTTCAACGCTCCTGAGGAGCTGGATGGAGGGAGAATCGGTGACTGTCGAGATCGAGGCGCCCCATACCGTGGACCAGTCTGCGGACTGGGCCGATGACCGGACGCTGCAGTTTGATATCGGGACCGTTCACCTCAACCAGGTCTGGACCGCATCCTATACGCTGAAAGTCGGATGCAGCGGCAACATCAACCTCTTCGGCCCCGGTTCGCTTCTTTCGTTCAACAACGGTTCCGATACGCTTGCACTCCCTGACACCTATGTCACGGCCGTAGCCGACCTGAACAATGCCGGTCTTGGCGCCGCCGCACTCGATCTGGAAAATCTCCGGACCGAATCGGGCGGTGCAGACACACTGCACGTCCAATGGGATCTTGGCTACAACGGGAGTGCCGCTGCCACCCAGCGCATCTCCTATTCCACCGACGACCGCCAGACATGGACACTCTCCGGCACCCTCCCGCCGCTTTCAGCGGGAGAGTATGCGCAGGAGACGTTCCTTGACATGAACGGCGCGGCAGGGGGTTATTACTGGGTCCGGGTCCGCGCCACCGCCCCGGATGCCCCGGACGCCGTCGGGGAGATCGCCGTCCCCGTCGGTCCAGGAATGTCCGGTGGCCCGAAGATCAGGCTTGAGTAA
- a CDS encoding Ig-like domain-containing protein: MTFLRCSLLVVGTLLLLQAASAADIVLNVESDTEWLVAGGSDSTITATVLDAGGDPVKGISVEFSVEDGMGSFNRDTRKTNAGGIASVNFRPGYRSGSAVITATVSAGGGDPEEVSASCIQRIDHATPFWLVYLDYENEVPVGSTTAITLRMWDFYRNPIDSLRTAETVHFSVGSPEGNAGFIDGSTYVEDIIVPVNESGYLSILLRSDYRTGENIVYIDFPGYVGDRYIVIYGEGCALPAEIACSISPDGTPNPWVPADGRSKFSITYTLRDTYGNPSGGRDIRITALPGEDRTITTNSNGQAMITYGPKESTGTVTLTATAVDDASVTCSEVVEFISRAATDMILSASPQTMASHEVEPAFTADIRAKVMDEKGNAVAGETVTFALAEIDGGDAADGAPNLPSGSALTDSCGYAIVPFVPGSFITDPDDPDYDPMATGTCTVVATWSGVERRLEMTWKNYPYLSVFTSVDPETVEVNGTVNVNVTVRGDGWALQPDPIDVVLVIDRSGSMGGTDISPNRITAAKAAAIDFVDQMDLEKDRIGLVSFSWGAYIDQGLTDNREDIVSAINALSPSGGTNMRRAFYDAIKILKTTGRSDAVKAVILMSDGDWNLHGSPLAVGPGYPDDDPYLSSYHPTYPETFAGYPWSGYIGTYDFSNEKYEWYYDIPEPRGTKNVETSWYRRYPYYSTITGSVCTDGQHTNQNMSVYANSGYPFERVQVYTIGFVTGLDPNVENALTILSESTGAAYTWAGNQEELEQIYQAIAGELKTDAGVNTTMDLRFDTLEVNNVTVPNTVADPVLEYLFVQNESTLIESHIDNTTPAYVVIPPTTCDNTTYWQAHRNLAFDLGTIRLNQTWTARFTLQALKDGNINIFGAGSVIAFNEGSDLLALPDTFITAVPDLNNTGLNASTLEVWNLCRDGTGPIGDLLQLTWNLNYTGNASATQRLYYSTDDRHTWTRFDTLSPVPPGNTTQGGTLDVRGLLEGYYWIRVHATAPDAPDAIAETDTSICVGLADTPKIKIE; this comes from the coding sequence ATGACATTCCTACGATGTAGCCTACTCGTGGTTGGCACCCTCCTGCTGCTCCAGGCGGCATCGGCAGCCGACATTGTGCTGAATGTTGAGTCAGATACCGAATGGCTTGTTGCCGGTGGATCTGACAGTACCATAACGGCGACAGTCCTCGATGCCGGAGGGGACCCGGTCAAAGGCATCTCTGTGGAGTTCTCGGTTGAAGATGGAATGGGGTCATTCAATCGGGATACACGAAAAACCAATGCCGGGGGGATTGCATCGGTCAATTTCCGTCCCGGTTACAGGAGCGGATCGGCGGTGATCACCGCAACGGTGAGTGCCGGAGGTGGCGACCCGGAAGAGGTGAGCGCCTCCTGCATCCAGCGGATCGATCACGCCACCCCGTTCTGGCTCGTCTATCTCGACTATGAGAATGAGGTACCGGTCGGATCGACGACTGCGATCACGCTCAGGATGTGGGACTTTTATAGAAACCCGATCGACTCCCTCCGGACGGCTGAAACGGTCCACTTCTCTGTCGGTTCCCCGGAGGGAAATGCCGGTTTCATCGATGGTTCCACCTATGTCGAGGATATCATTGTGCCGGTAAATGAATCCGGCTATCTGAGTATCCTCTTGAGGAGTGATTATCGGACCGGTGAAAATATCGTGTACATCGATTTTCCGGGCTATGTCGGGGATAGATATATCGTCATCTATGGTGAGGGGTGCGCCCTGCCGGCGGAGATCGCCTGTTCGATCAGCCCGGACGGCACCCCGAACCCCTGGGTGCCAGCTGACGGCAGATCGAAGTTCTCTATCACCTACACCCTGAGGGACACCTATGGCAACCCCTCGGGAGGGCGTGACATCCGGATCACTGCCCTGCCGGGTGAGGATCGGACCATCACCACCAACTCCAATGGTCAGGCCATGATCACCTACGGCCCCAAGGAGTCCACCGGAACCGTCACCCTCACGGCGACTGCCGTGGACGATGCCTCGGTCACCTGTTCGGAGGTCGTCGAGTTCATTAGCCGGGCAGCGACCGACATGATCCTCTCCGCCAGTCCGCAGACAATGGCCAGTCATGAGGTCGAACCGGCGTTCACCGCCGATATCAGGGCCAAGGTCATGGACGAGAAGGGCAACGCGGTCGCCGGCGAGACAGTCACCTTTGCCCTTGCAGAGATCGACGGCGGAGACGCCGCCGACGGCGCCCCAAACCTCCCGAGCGGGAGCGCCCTCACTGATTCCTGCGGCTACGCCATTGTCCCCTTTGTCCCCGGGAGTTTCATCACCGATCCCGATGACCCGGACTACGATCCAATGGCCACCGGCACCTGCACGGTGGTAGCGACCTGGAGTGGGGTGGAGCGCCGCCTCGAGATGACCTGGAAGAACTATCCCTATCTGAGCGTGTTTACCTCGGTCGACCCGGAGACCGTGGAGGTGAACGGCACCGTGAACGTGAATGTCACAGTGCGGGGCGACGGATGGGCGCTCCAGCCCGATCCGATCGATGTGGTGCTGGTGATCGACCGTTCCGGGAGCATGGGAGGCACCGACATCAGTCCGAACCGTATTACTGCTGCTAAGGCCGCTGCAATCGATTTTGTGGACCAGATGGATCTTGAAAAGGATAGAATCGGGCTCGTCTCTTTTTCATGGGGTGCATATATCGACCAGGGACTGACAGACAACAGAGAGGATATTGTTTCGGCAATCAATGCGTTGAGCCCTTCCGGCGGGACGAATATGAGACGGGCATTTTATGATGCCATTAAAATCCTCAAGACGACAGGGAGGAGTGATGCGGTAAAGGCTGTTATCCTGATGTCTGATGGTGACTGGAACCTTCATGGTTCTCCTCTCGCTGTTGGACCGGGCTATCCGGACGATGACCCCTATCTCTCAAGCTACCATCCAACATATCCTGAAACATTCGCTGGATATCCCTGGAGCGGTTATATTGGCACATATGATTTCAGTAACGAAAAATATGAGTGGTACTATGACATCCCGGAACCCAGAGGGACCAAAAATGTAGAAACGTCCTGGTACAGGAGATATCCCTACTATAGCACAATCACGGGCTCAGTATGCACTGACGGCCAGCACACCAACCAGAACATGTCGGTCTATGCCAACAGTGGGTATCCTTTTGAACGAGTCCAGGTCTACACCATCGGTTTTGTAACCGGTCTGGATCCCAATGTCGAAAATGCCCTCACGATCCTCTCCGAATCCACGGGTGCGGCCTATACCTGGGCAGGCAATCAGGAAGAGTTAGAACAGATCTATCAGGCGATCGCCGGCGAACTCAAGACCGACGCCGGCGTGAACACCACGATGGACCTCCGCTTCGATACCCTGGAGGTGAACAATGTAACGGTGCCGAACACCGTCGCCGATCCGGTGCTTGAATACCTCTTCGTCCAGAACGAATCAACCCTCATCGAGAGCCATATCGACAACACCACGCCGGCATATGTGGTCATCCCGCCGACGACCTGCGACAACACCACCTACTGGCAGGCGCACCGCAACCTTGCCTTCGATCTCGGGACGATCCGCCTGAACCAGACATGGACGGCGCGGTTCACCCTGCAGGCGCTCAAAGACGGGAATATCAATATTTTCGGGGCGGGATCGGTGATTGCCTTCAACGAGGGCAGCGATCTCCTCGCCCTGCCCGACACCTTCATCACCGCCGTACCCGACCTGAACAACACCGGTCTGAATGCCTCGACCCTCGAGGTCTGGAACCTCTGCCGGGATGGAACCGGACCGATCGGCGATCTCCTGCAGTTGACGTGGAACCTGAACTATACGGGCAACGCCAGTGCGACCCAGCGTCTCTACTACTCCACCGACGACCGCCACACCTGGACCCGGTTTGACACCCTCTCGCCGGTCCCGCCCGGGAACACGACGCAGGGCGGCACACTGGATGTAAGGGGGCTTCTGGAAGGGTATTACTGGATCCGGGTGCATGCAACGGCGCCGGATGCCCCGGACGCGATCGCCGAGACCGATACCTCGATCTGTGTTGGACTTGCAGACACGCCGAAGATCAAGATCGAATAG